DNA sequence from the Veillonellales bacterium genome:
TTTTTGCCATGATTTCCACTAGCCCCGGATCTCAGGGATTTAAAAATCGCTTGTTTTCGTAATGCTTGTGACAAGGAGGGATATCGAATGAAAACTTTTATGGCAAACGCTGCCACTGTAGAACGTAAATGGTATGTTGTAGATGCAGATGGTAAAACATTAGGCAGATTGGCTGTCGAAGTTGCTAAAGTACTTCGCGGCAAAAATAAACCGACTTTTACTCCCCATGTTGATACCGGTGATCATGTCATCGTCATCAATGCTGAGAAAGTTCAGCTGACTGGTAAAAAATTGCTTCAAAAAACGTATTTTCGTCATTCCGGCTATCCGGGTGGAACTACCTTTACTACGGCCGGCAAAATGATGGCGGAAAGACCGGAAAGAGTCATCGAATTAGCGGTGAAAGGCATGCTGCCGAAAAACAGCCTAGGCCGTCAAATGTACCGCAAGCTGAATGTATATCGCGGTGCTGTCCAT
Encoded proteins:
- the rplM gene encoding 50S ribosomal protein L13, whose protein sequence is MKTFMANAATVERKWYVVDADGKTLGRLAVEVAKVLRGKNKPTFTPHVDTGDHVIVINAEKVQLTGKKLLQKTYFRHSGYPGGTTFTTAGKMMAERPERVIELAVKGMLPKNSLGRQMYRKLNVYRGAVHPHAAQQPEVLELDIR